The nucleotide sequence CGACGTCGGCCTTCGGGTCCGAGAGCTGCGTGCGCAGGGTGCGGAACGAGGGGATCGCCACCGCCACGAGGATCAGGACCGGGATGATGGTCCAGGCCACCTCGATCATCGTGTTGTGCGTGGTGCGCGACGGCGTGGGGTTCGCCTTCTCGCTGAACTTGAAGATGCAGTAGAGAATGAGGCCGAGAACGAAGACCGAGATGATGAAGGCGAGCCAGTGCAGCCCGTGCTCGAAGTTGAGGAGGTCGACGGCCTCGGCCGTGACCGGGACCTGACGGCTCATCTGCCACGGCTCGGGCTGGCCGATGCCGGCCGCGAGAGCGGAGGAGGACGAACCGAGGAGAGCGCCGAATGCGGCGAGCCCCCACGATGACCGATATTGCGCCTGCGTCGTCCGCATATCCCCGCTTGGCTCCCCTGATGCCTATGGTTTGTTTGCCCTTGAATTTGCCGACCAGCGTCGCAAATCCGAGGACTGCCCGACCTTGTCGCGGGCCTTGCCGGTTCCGGCGGGACCGTGTCGCTGCCGGATGGGCGGTTGCGACGTAGAACCATACTGATCGTAAAACCGCAACCGCAACAGCACCGCCAAGCGTCGCTTGGACGCGGGATCAGGCTTGCGTCACGAGCAATTTGGCTGCCTCTGGGGATACGGATGCGGGATTTCAGCCGGAAACCGGAAGACGACTTTCGCGGGGATGGACCCGCGACGTCGATCAGGGTCGGAACTCTTGTCGTCGCCTACGATGCGCCCGAGGCCCGGCCCGACGCCCGTGCGCTCGCCGTCGAGATGCCCGTCAACGTCATCTACGGCACCGTGCCCTACGCGGTGATGATGCTGACGCCGGCCGATCTGGAAGACTTCGCCTACGGCTTCAGCCTGACCGAGGGCGTGATCGAATCCCCCGACGAGATCCGTGGCGTCACGGTCGAGCTCGGCGAGGGCGGCCTGCGGCTCCTCGTCGATCTCGCGCCGGGGCGGCTGCGCGAGCACCTCGCCCGCAAGCGCGCGATCAGCGGCCGCACCGGCTGTGGCGTCTGCGGCATCGAGGACCTCGCCGCTCTGCCGACCGCCAAGACGCGGTCCGGCCAAGGCTCGCATAAAGGTCCGCAGGTGACTTTGGCGGCGATCCAGACGGCGCTGACGGCGCTCTTCGACCGCCAGACCCTCAACCGGGAGACCCGCGCGGTCCATGCCGCCGGGTGGGCGGGGCTCGATGGAACGCTGGTGGCGGTGCGCGAGGACGTCGGCCGCCACAATGCTCTGGATAAGTGCATCGGAGCGCTGCTGCGCGAGGGCGTGCGGCCGGACGAGGGCTTCCTCGTCATCACCAGCCGCTGCTCGTTCGAGATGGCGGAGAAGGCCGCAACCCTCGGCGCTTCGGTTCTGGTGGCGATCTCCGCTCCAACCTCACTCGCCATCGAGCGGGCGCGCTGCCACGACATGACGCTCTGCGCCATCGCCCGGTCCGACACGCTCACCGTGTTCTCGGGGCGCGAGCGGCTCCTGCTGGCCGGGGAGGACGGCTGAGCCGTCCCCCAGCCGAGACCGCCTCAGTCGGCGGCGCCGGCCTCACCGGTGCCGCCGGGAACGACCGTCGCCCCGCCGATCACCCGGACGTTCTTGCGCGGCCCGTCGGCCGGCGGATCCTGCCAGCCCTTGCCCGCGGCCGGCGCAGGCTTCGAGCCAGCGGTCTTGTCGGCGGTCTTGGTGGGCTCCTTCGCGGCGTCACCGGCCGCATCCTTGGCAGGCTCGGGCTTGACGGATTCCTTGGCCGGTTCCGGCGGCGCCGCATTCGTCTTCGGCTCGACCGCCTTGGCCTCCTTCGTATTCGGCTTCGCTGGTTCTGATCGGGCCGCGGGCGTCATCCCGGAGGAACCGGCGGGACCGGAACCGAGGGAGGGCTCCGGAGCGGTCGGGGCGATTCGCGCCTGGGACGGGAGCTTGGGCGCCGGAGCGGGTCGGGCAGCCGCGCGCCGCAGCGTCTCGGAGCGGCCGACCGCGTCCGGATTGACGCCGAGGGGATTGGCCTCCTGCCGTCCCGGCGGCGGCACGCGTTCGATGCGGGCCTCGCGCGGCGCGCCCCGCTCGGCTCCCAAGGGCGCATTGCGCAGGCCGGGCACCGAGGGGATGTCGGCGGGCGGCACGATGCGCTCCGCCTCGCGGATCGGACGGCGGGCGCGCAGGTCGTCTTCGGTCCAGCCGTAGCCGGGCGCCGCCGGCCGGACGCGCTCGGAGGGATAGTAGACGCCGCCGAGCGGCTCGCGCCCGATCACGCCGCCCTCGCGGGCATCGACTACGAGACGCAGACGCTGGCCGCGGGGGCTCGTCGCCTCGACGCGGTAGTGGCGCCCATCGTAACGGGGGCGGGCGATCTCGGTGAAGCCGCGGTCGCGCAGGTCGTCGACGACCTCGCGCGGCGGCAGCAGGCCGTCCTCCTCGACATAGACGGCGCGCGGCGGACCGTAGACCTCGCGGTAGAAACCCTGGGCGGCGGCAGCCTGCAGTCCTGCCCCTGTCAGGAACAGGGCAGTCAGACCGAAGCCGAGGCCGCGACGCAGCGCCACTCCCTCGCGGCGACCGAGCGCAAGACGGCCGAAGACATGACGGCTCGAAGCCATAGGACCTCTCGAACCAAGCTGGACTGAGAAGGAAGGTCCCGGGAGCCCGCTGTTGACCGCGGGTCCCCCGGCGTCACGGCAGACGCGATCCCCGCATTCCCTCCGTGCCGGCAAGGTTTTCTAAACGATTGAATGGGGCGACATTGCGGACCGGCACGGAACCTGCCAGGGCCATAGGGGCGCTGCCGTGCGGCCAGGCACGTCGCGCCGGCGAACCCCGCGACGATCCTCGGCTGCGCGGCACGAAGCCAAGGCATGTTCAAAAGGCTGGCGGTGGCGGCCAGCGGCCCCTTGCTGGAATGAATGAAATCTGGCAACGTCCCGCTATAGGACAGCAAGACTGTCCCATTTGTCGCGCTTACCTTTCGTCGTGCTTGGCCGTTGGGCGAGCTTTGGGGATTCATCACGTGATCGACGTGACGTCCGAACGAGCTGATAAACCGGCGATCGCCAATGCGATCCGGGCGAACGCCGGCTGAACAGGCCGGGGTTTCAGCCCGCGGGTTGGCGGGCGGTTCCGGCAGGAAGAACCCCACCAGACCCGACTTGAAAATGATGGCGCCGGCCCGATCACCGATGGTGTTCGGGCATGAAACATGCTCGCGTGCGGGCAGGGTCGGAGATCTGCGGACGATGCGTGAAATCCCGTCTGAACTGTCGGTGCCGGCCGTGATCGGCGAGAAGGCCGCCCCGTCGCGGGCCGGCGCCACGCCGCTGATCCTGCGCGATCCGGCGCTGCCGCGGGCGCAGGGCGCCTACGATCCGGCCCACGAGCGCGATGCCTGCGGCGTCGGCTTCGTCGCGGACATGCACGACCGGCGCAGCCACACCATCGTCCAGCAGGGTCTCAAGATCCTGGAGAACATCGACCACCGCGGCGCGGTCGGTGCCGACCCGACCATGGGCGACGGCTGCGGCATCCTCACCCAGATCCCGCACGGCTTCTTCTCGGAGGAGTGCTCGCGCCTCGGCTTCGAGCTGCCGCCGGCCGGCCAGTACGCCATCGGCCAATTCTTCATGCCGAAGGAAGCGGAGGCCCGCGCCGCCATCGAGGCGATCGTCGAGAAGACGCTCGGCGACGAGGGCCTGCCGCTGCTCGGCTGGCGCGACGTGCCCGTCGACTCGACAGACCTCGGCAAGGCCGTGAAGGAGACCGAGCCGCATCACCGTCAGGTCTTCATCGGCTGCCCCGCGAGCATCACCGATCAGGATGCCTTCGAGCGGCGTGTCTTCATCGCCCGCAAGGTGATCTCGAACCAGGTCTACGGCCTCGACGACGTGCGGGCGAAGACCTTCTACCCCGTGTCGGTGTCGAGCCGGACGATCGTCTACAAGGGCATGGTGCTCGTGCACCAGCTCGGCCACTACTATCTCGACCTGAAGGACACCCGCTTCGTCTCGGCGCTGGCGCTCGTCCATCAGCGCTTCGCGACGAACACCTTCCCGACCTGGCGCCTGTCGCACCCCTACCGGATGGTCGCGCATAACGGCGAGATCAACACGCTGCGCGGCAACGTGAACTGGATGGCCGCGCGCCAGGCCAGTGTCGATTCGGAGCTGTTCGGCAACGACATCTCGAAGCTCTGGCCGATCTCCTACGAGGGCCAGTCCGACACCGCCTGCTTCGACAACGCGCTCGAATTCCTCGTGCAGGGCGGCTACTCGCTCGCCCACGCGATGATGATGCTCATCCCCGAGGCCTGGGCCGGCAACCCGCTGATGGGCGAGGAGCGGCGCGCCTTCTACGAGTACCACGCCGCGCTGATGGAGCCGTGGGACGGCCCCGCCGCGGTCGCCTTCACCGACGGCCGCCAGATCGGCGCCACGCTCGACCGCAACGGTCTGCGCCCCGCCCGCTACATCGTCACCGATGACGGCCTCGTCGTGCTCGCCTCCGAGATGGGCGTGCTGCCGATCCCGGACGAGAAGATCGTCCAGTCCTGGCGCCTGCAGCCGGGCCGGATGCTGCTGATCGATCTCGAGAAGGGCCGCATCGTCTCCGACGAGGAGATCAAGGGCGAACTCGCCTCGGCGCACCCCTATGCCGAGTGGGTGAAGAACACCCAGATCGTGCTGGAGGAGCTGCACCCGATCAGCCCGCGCGCCTCGCGCACGGACGTGTCGCTGCTCGATCGCCAGCAGGCCTTCGGCTACACCCAGGAAGACCTCAAGCTGCTCATGGCCCCGATGGCCGTGACCGGCCAGGAGGCGGTCGGCTCGATGGGCTCGGACACGCCGCTCTCGGCGCTCTCCGACAAGCCCAAGCTGCTCTACACCTACTTCAAGCAGAACTTCGCGCAGGTCACCAACCCGCCGATCGATCCGATCCGCGAGGAGGCCGTGATGAGCCTCGTCTCGTTCATCGGCCCGCGCCCGAACCTGCTCGACATGGAGGGTGCCTCGCGCCGCAAGCGGCTCGAGGTGCGCCAGCCGATCCTGACCAACGGCGACCTCGAGAAGATCCGCTCGATCTCGCATTTCGAGGACCGTTTCGACACCCGGACGCTCGACATCACCTACGCGGCCGAGTCCGGTGCGGCGGCGATGGAGGGCGCGCTCGACCGCCTGTGCGACCGGGCCGAGGTCGCGGTGCGCGGCGGCTACAACATCATCATCCTGTCCGACCGGATGGTCGGGCCGGACCGCATCCCGATCCCGGCGCTGCTGGCGACCGCGGCCGTCCACAACTACCTGATCCGCAAGGGGCTTCGTACCTCGGTCGGCCTCGTGGTCGAGTCGGGCGAGCCGCGCGAGGTGCATCACTTCGCGTGCCTGGCCGGCTACGGCGCGGAAGCCGTGAACCCGTACCTCGCCTTCGAGACGCTGATCGCGATGAAGGACGAGTTCCCGCCGGATCTCACCAACGACGAGATCATCTACCGCTACATCAAGTCGATCGATAAGGGTCTGCTCAAGGTCATGTCCAAGATGGGCATCTCGACCTACCAGTCCTATTGCGGCGCGCAGATCTTCGACGCGATCGGCCTGAACTCGGACTTCGTGGCGAAGGACTTCTTCGGCACGGCGACGACCGTCGAGGGTATCGGCATGGCCGAGGTCGCCCAGGAGACGGCGCTTCGCCATCAGGACGCCTTCGGCGATGCCCCGATCTACCGCAACGCGCTCGATGTCGGCGGCGAGTACGCCTATCGGCTCCGCGGCGAGACCCACACCTGGACGCCCGACACGGTGGCCACGCTGCAGCACGCGGTGCGCCTCGGCGCGGCCGAGCGCTACCGCGAATACGCCCGGCTGGTGAACGAGCAGGAGAACCACCTCAAGACCCTGCGCGGCCTGTTCCGGATCAAGACCGCCGCCGATCTCGGGCGTGAGCCGGTCGACATCGCGGCGGTCGAGCCGGCCGCCGAGATCGTCAAGCGCTTCGCCACGGGCGCCATGTCCTACGGGTCGATCTCGAAGGAGGCGCACGAGACGCTCGCCATCGCGATGAACTCGTTCGGCGGTCGCTCGAATTCGGGTGAGGGCGGCGAAGAGCCGCGCCGGTTCGTCACCGGGCCGGACGGTCGCTCGCGCCGCTCCGCCATCAAGCAGGTCGCCTCGGGCCGCTTCGGCGTCACGACCGAGTACCTCGTCAACGGCGACATGGTGCAGATCAAGGTCGCGCAGGGCGCCAAGCCCGGCGAGGGCGGCCAGCTGCCCGGCCACAAGGTCGACGCCAAGATCGCCAAGGTCCGCTACGCGACGCCGGGCGTCGGCCTGATCTCGCCGCCGCCGCACCACGACATCTACTCGATCGAGGATCTGGCTCAGCTCATCTTCGACCTGAAGAACGTGAACCCGGCGGCCGACATCTCGGTCAAGCTCGTCTCCGAGGTCGGCGTCGGCACGGTCGCGGCGGGCGTGGCCAAGGCGCGCGCCGACCACATCACGATCTCCGGCTTCGACGGCGGGACGGGCGCGGCCCCGCTCACCTCGATCAAGCACGCGGGCGGTCCCTGGGAGACGGGTCTGGCCGAGACGCAGCAGACCCTCGTGATGAACGGCCTGCGCGGCCGCGTCGCGCTTCAGGCCGACGGCGGCATCCGCACCGGCAAGGACGTGATGATCGCGGTGCTGCTCGGCGCCGACCAGATCGGCTTCTCGACTGCGCCGCTGATCGCAGCCGGCTGCATCATGATGCGCAAGTGCCACCTCAACACCTGCCCGGTGGGCGTCGCCACCCAGGATCCGGTGCTGCGCAAGCGCTTCAAGGGCACGCCTGAGCACGTCATCAACTACTTCTTCTTCGTGGCCGAAGAGCTGCGGGAGCTGATGGCGGCGATGGGCTTCACCCGGCTGGAGGACCTGATCGGCCGCTCCGATCTCCTCGACAAGCGCGAGGCGATCGAGCACTGGAAGGCGCGTGGCCTCGACTTCTCGAAGCTGTTCCACCGGCCCGACGTGGGTCCGGAGGTGGCGATCCGGCATGTCGAGACGCAGCACCACCCGATCGACACGGTGCTCGACCGCCGCCTGATCGCGGGGGCCGAGCGGGCGATCGAGACCGGGGAGCCGGTCGTGCTCACCGACGTGATCCGCAACTCGGATCGCGCTGCGGGCGCCATGCTCTCTGGCGCGGTCGCCAAGAAGTACGGCCATGACGGCCTGCCCGACGACACCATCGTGGTGAAGCTGAGCGGCACCGCCGGCCAGAGCTTCGGCGCGTGGCTCGCCGCCGGCGTCACCCTCGATCTGACCGGCCACGGCAACGACTATGTCGGCAAGGGCCTGTCGGGCGGCAAGCTGATCATCCGTCCGAGCGACGCGCTGAAGGCGCCGCCCGCGCGCACGATCATGGCCGGCAACACCGTGCTCTACGGGGCGATCGCGGGCGAGTGCTACATCCGGGGTGCGGCGGGCGAACGCTTCGCCGTGCGCAACTCGGGCGCCATCACGGTGGTCGAGGGCATGGGCGACCATGGCTGCGAGTACATGACCGGCGGCGTCGTGGTCTCGATCGGCGTGACGGGCCGTAACTTCGCGGCGGGCATGTCCGGCGGCATCGCCTACGTGCTCGACGAGGACGGCTCGTTCCGCGACCGCTGCAACCTGTCGATGGTCGATCTGGAGCCGGTGGAGGAAGAGGACGACATCATGCGCCGCTTCCACCAGGACGGCGACCTGGAGACCAAAGGCCGGGTCGACATCCTCGCCGACATGTCGGGCCACGACGAGGAGCGGTTGTCGCAGCTTCTGACGAACCACCTGAAGTACACGGGTTCGCCCAAAGCCAAGCAGATCCTCGACGACTGGGCGGGCTACCGCACCAAGTTCGTCAAGGTGATGCCGGTCGAGTACCGCCGGGCCCTGCGCGAGATGGAAATGGCGCGCATGCCGGTGGCGGCGGAGTAGCCAGACGTCACACGGCTGCGTTCTTTCGCGCCATACGGTCGGCGGCACTGGCCGCCGACCGCCTCACAGCGATACGGACAGACGGCAAGGCCGCGTGGTCGAGGGATCCGCGCCTGCAAAGGGTTGATCGATGGGCAAGGTCACAGGGTTCCTCGAATACGACCGGCAGGAGCAGAAGTATCAGCTCGCCGCCGACCGCATTCGGCACTTCCGCGAATTCACGCTGCCGCTCGATGAGCACGACCTGTCGAAACAGGCCGCGCGCTGCATGGATTGCGGCATCCCGTTCTGCCACGGCCCGACCGGCTGCCCGGTCCACAACCAGATCCCGGACTGGAACGACCTCGTCTACCAGTCGGACTGGGAGGAGGCTGCGCGCAACCTCCACTCTACCAACAACTTCCCGGAATTCACCGGCCGCATCTGCCCGGCGCCCTGCGAGGAGGCCTGCACACTCAACCTCGAGAACCAGCCGGTCGCGATCAAGACGATCGAGCAGGCGATCGCGGACCGCGCCTGGAACAATGGGTGGGTGAAGCCCGAGCCGTCGGCGACCCGCACCGGCAAGCGCGTGGCGGTGATCGGTTCCGGCCCGGCCGGCATGGCGGCGGCGCAGCAGCTCGCCCGCGTCGGCCATGATGTCCACGTCTACGAGCGCGAGCCCAAGGCCGGCGGCCTGCTGCGTTACGGCATCCCCGACTTCAAGATGGAGAAGCGCCATATCGACCGGCGTGTGAAGCAGATGGAGGCCGAGGGCGTCGTCTTCCACTACAAGGCCAATATCGGCGTGAACGTGCCGCTGGAGGACCTGACGAGCCAGTTCGACGCCGTGCTGTTCTGCGGCGGCGCCGAAGAGCCGCGCAACCCGCAGCTTCCGGGCCAGGAGCTCGACGGCGTGCACTACGCCATGCCCTACCTCGTGCAGTCGAACCGCCGGGTCGGCGCCGAGCCGATGCCCGGCAACGGTGAGCTGCCGATCCTGGCCGCCGGCAAAAACGTCGTCGTCATCGGCGGCGGCGACACGGCCTCCGACTGCGTCGGCACCGCCTTCCGCCAGGGCGCGCTCTCGGTGACGCAGCTTGACATCCGGCCGCGTCCGCCCGAGCGCGAGGACAAACTGACGGTATGGCCCTATTGGCCGACCAAGATGCGTACCTCGTCGAGCCAGGCGGAAGGCGCCGAGCGCGAGTTCCAGGCCGCGACCCTGCGGTTGGAGGGCAACCGCAAGGGACAGCTCACCGGCGTGGTCTGCGCCCGCGTGGACGAGCGGCGCCAGCCGATCGAGGGCAGCGAGTTCGTGCTGCCGGCCGACCTCGTCTTCATGGCGATCGGCTTCGCCGGCTCGGTGCGCAAGGGCCTGCTCGAAGAGTCGGGTGTGGCGATGGACAAGCGCGACAACGTCATCGCCAACGACGAGGACTACCTGACCTCGAACCCGAAGATCTACGTCGCCGGCGACATGCGCCGCGGCCAGTCCTTGGTGGTCTGGGCGATCCGCGAGGGCCGTCAGGCCGCCCGCTCGATCGACGAGACGCTGATGGGCGCGACCGTGCTGCCGCGCTGAGCCGCTTCCATCCAGACGAGATGGGGCCATCGCCTGAAGGCGGTGGCCCTTTTCGTTGGGTCCTACGGCAGGTCAGGGAGACGCGCCGCCGGAACCGGTTTGGTCGCGGACTTCCCACAGGTAACCCGATCCGTCGCGGGTGATCCGGCCGCGGGTCGCGAGATGCATCCCGGCGACATCCAGTCCCTCGGTGGCAGCTTGGTCCAGGATACGGCGGCGTGTAGCGATCGCCTCCGCCGGGTCGGCGTCCCAGATCACGGTCCAGTCCGGATGCGGCATCTGCAGCACGCGCGAGTGCAGGATGTCGCCCCAGATCAGCAGCCGCTCCGATCCGTCCTCGATCAGCACGCCGGCATGGCCCGGCGTGTGCCCTGGCAGCGGCAGGAACGAGACGCCGGGGGCGAGCTCCGCCCCGCCGGAGACGCGGCGCACCCTTCCGGCATAGGCCGCCAGCACGGCCTGCGCGGTGGCGAAGAAGACGGCCATCGCGGCGGGCGCCCGGGCGCGCGCGCCTTCATCCGACCAGAAGGCCGCCTCCCGCTCCTGCACGACCAGCTCCGCCCCGGTGAAGCGGGCGCGGCCCTCCCCCGTGAGGAGGCCGCCGACATGGTCCGCATGGAGATGGGTCAGCCAGACCGTGTCGATCTGATCGGGCGCCACGCCTTCCGCCGCGAGCGCCGCCGTGACCTGGCCAAAATCCGGCCCGAACACGGTTCCGCAGCCGGCATCGAGCAGCCAGTTGCGGCCACCGCGCCGGATCAGGAATGCGTTGACCGGCTCCGGCGAGGGACCGCCCGGCGGGAGACCGGCCTGCGCGAGCAGGGCGCGCCCGGCCTCGCTGTCGGCGTCTGGGATCATGCTCGGCTGGAGCGGAAACAGACCGTCGCGCAGCGGCGTGACGGTGTAGGCCCCGACGCGCGAGGCGGAGCCGGGGGCCGCCCGAACCTCGGCAATCCGCAGGAGCGGCAGGCCGACGCCCGCGGCGAGGACGGATCGTCGGGTCGGGAGGAAGGGCATCGACGGCGGGTCCGAATCCGTTGAGCGGAGCCCCTGATCCTGACCGACCTCGTCGCCAAGGCCAGGGGCGGCGTCCCGCCATCCTCAGGGAATCGCTCCCGATCCCGCTCCAGGCCGCCCGCGCCGGTGCGACCGGACGAGGTGGGCCCTCCTCACCCTTCGATGAGAACCTATCCAGGCGGCCAGCGGAAATCGTCCGCCCGGCCCGGCTGCGGCAGGGGCGCGGCGCCACGCTGTAGGCTGCGCTCGCGGGTGCCGGTGGCGTCGCCCTCCTGCGGGCGGCCGGTGAGCAGGGTCCCGCCCGGCGAGGTCTCGGTGCGGCCGAGCGGCACCACCGGTCCTGCGGCGGGCTTGACCGGCAGGCTCGGGATGCCGGGCGGCTCGGGCAGGCTCGGCAGCATCGCGGTGATCTTGCGGTCGATCGCGGCGGTGTCCTCGCTGCCGAGCCCGGCCCCGCCCTCACCGGGCGTAGCTGCGACCGCGGCGGCGGGTTGCTCGGAGGGAAGGCCACCCTTCGCCCCCATCAGGCGCTTCAGCTCCACGTCGGCGAAGTGGGCGACCTTGCGCGAGCCGGCGGCGGTGAAGTGGATGCCGTCGGAGGTGCGCAGCCGCGCCTCCTGGCCGTCCACGTCCGGCCCCGAAGCCGTGAAGCGGTTGCGGTCGTCGACGAAGCCCTGCCAGATCTCGGCATAGGATTGGCCGGCCCGCTGCACGCGCTCGCGCACGAGGTCGTTGATCGCCGCGAAGTCGCGGCTCAGGCTCTCGCTGCGGACCGGCGGCAGGCCGACCCAGACCAACGGCACCTTGTGCTCGGCGAACACCTTCGCCACCGCATCGACCCGTGCGCCGTAGAGCTCGCGCCACTTGTCGGAGAGCGCCTCGTAGCTCTGGTCGCCCTCGCGGATCGCCTGCCGGTCGTTCACGCCGACCATCATCAGCGCGTAGGAGAGGTTGGGCGTGGCCTTGAGGGCCTCCTCGGCGGTCTTGGCCCAATCGACCAGATCCTTGCGGACGAGGCCGCTATCGGCCTTCGAGCGGTCGAGCACGGCGATCTCGGCATTGTCGGAGAACGCCTCGTCGACCCCCTTGGCGAGGTAGCTTGCGAGCGAGTCGCCGAAGACGGCGATCTGAGTCGTCGGCGTCGTCTTCGGGACCTTGGCCTTGGGCTGCGCCACCGTAGGGGCGGGGCTCGGCCGGCGGCGGCGCGCGGCGCGCTCCTCGTCCGAGCGGCCGGTCGCCGTGGGTGCGGGCGCGGGCGCGCGGGGGCGCTGCGGCCGGGCATAGCCGGGCGTGGGCTGCGGCGGCGGGGTCGGCTGAGCGCGCGGCTGGTCCTCCCACGGCCAGTAGAATTGGCGCGGCGCTTCCTGCGGCGGCGGCGCCCGGCGGACGGGGGCCCGGCCGTAATCGTCGGCATAGGCGCCCCGCGCCCGGCGGCGCGGGGGCGGGGCGGTGTAGGGATCGGCGGCCGGCGCGTCGTAGCTATCGCCCCATTGTGCCGCGGCCGGCTGCGGCAGCACGGACCACGCGGCGGCGAGCGAGAGAACGGCGAGGGCGAGAAGGCCGAGGATCGCAGGCCAACGCGGAAACGCGGTGCGATCGGTCGGGCGGCGTGGCATGCGCGAAGCCTCGATCGAAGGGGAGGGGCCGGAGGCCGGGCCCGAAGTTCGACAGGATAACGCGTGGAAGCCGGCGCGTCTAAGTGCACCTCATAAAACGCCCGATCACCGGCCGTTCTCGCTCTGGAGACGACAGCGCAGCGGGCGTTTTGTGAGAGACACTAAGGCCGTCTCTCCAGGCGCTCCAGCAGGGCCGGCCGGGCGTAGCCGTCCGCGGGCAGACCTTCGCGGATCTGGTACTGCCGCACCGCCTCACGCAGCTTCGGGCCGGCCCGCCCGTCCTGTTCGCCGGCATAGAGCTCTTGGGCCGCGAGTCCGGCCTGAAGGCGCTTGAGACCCGGCCCGTCGAGGCGGGCGGCGCCGCTTGGCCAAGCGGCCGCGAGCGCCGGACCGCCGGCCAGCCGGTCGGCGAGGTGGCCGACCGCGAGCGCGTAGGAATCGCTGGTATTGTAGCCGCGGATCACCTCGAAATTGTCGGTGATGAGAAAGACCGGGCTCCCAAGCCCTCCGGGCA is from Methylorubrum sp. B1-46 and encodes:
- the fdhD gene encoding formate dehydrogenase accessory sulfurtransferase FdhD, which translates into the protein MRDFSRKPEDDFRGDGPATSIRVGTLVVAYDAPEARPDARALAVEMPVNVIYGTVPYAVMMLTPADLEDFAYGFSLTEGVIESPDEIRGVTVELGEGGLRLLVDLAPGRLREHLARKRAISGRTGCGVCGIEDLAALPTAKTRSGQGSHKGPQVTLAAIQTALTALFDRQTLNRETRAVHAAGWAGLDGTLVAVREDVGRHNALDKCIGALLREGVRPDEGFLVITSRCSFEMAEKAATLGASVLVAISAPTSLAIERARCHDMTLCAIARSDTLTVFSGRERLLLAGEDG
- the gltB gene encoding glutamate synthase large subunit is translated as MREIPSELSVPAVIGEKAAPSRAGATPLILRDPALPRAQGAYDPAHERDACGVGFVADMHDRRSHTIVQQGLKILENIDHRGAVGADPTMGDGCGILTQIPHGFFSEECSRLGFELPPAGQYAIGQFFMPKEAEARAAIEAIVEKTLGDEGLPLLGWRDVPVDSTDLGKAVKETEPHHRQVFIGCPASITDQDAFERRVFIARKVISNQVYGLDDVRAKTFYPVSVSSRTIVYKGMVLVHQLGHYYLDLKDTRFVSALALVHQRFATNTFPTWRLSHPYRMVAHNGEINTLRGNVNWMAARQASVDSELFGNDISKLWPISYEGQSDTACFDNALEFLVQGGYSLAHAMMMLIPEAWAGNPLMGEERRAFYEYHAALMEPWDGPAAVAFTDGRQIGATLDRNGLRPARYIVTDDGLVVLASEMGVLPIPDEKIVQSWRLQPGRMLLIDLEKGRIVSDEEIKGELASAHPYAEWVKNTQIVLEELHPISPRASRTDVSLLDRQQAFGYTQEDLKLLMAPMAVTGQEAVGSMGSDTPLSALSDKPKLLYTYFKQNFAQVTNPPIDPIREEAVMSLVSFIGPRPNLLDMEGASRRKRLEVRQPILTNGDLEKIRSISHFEDRFDTRTLDITYAAESGAAAMEGALDRLCDRAEVAVRGGYNIIILSDRMVGPDRIPIPALLATAAVHNYLIRKGLRTSVGLVVESGEPREVHHFACLAGYGAEAVNPYLAFETLIAMKDEFPPDLTNDEIIYRYIKSIDKGLLKVMSKMGISTYQSYCGAQIFDAIGLNSDFVAKDFFGTATTVEGIGMAEVAQETALRHQDAFGDAPIYRNALDVGGEYAYRLRGETHTWTPDTVATLQHAVRLGAAERYREYARLVNEQENHLKTLRGLFRIKTAADLGREPVDIAAVEPAAEIVKRFATGAMSYGSISKEAHETLAIAMNSFGGRSNSGEGGEEPRRFVTGPDGRSRRSAIKQVASGRFGVTTEYLVNGDMVQIKVAQGAKPGEGGQLPGHKVDAKIAKVRYATPGVGLISPPPHHDIYSIEDLAQLIFDLKNVNPAADISVKLVSEVGVGTVAAGVAKARADHITISGFDGGTGAAPLTSIKHAGGPWETGLAETQQTLVMNGLRGRVALQADGGIRTGKDVMIAVLLGADQIGFSTAPLIAAGCIMMRKCHLNTCPVGVATQDPVLRKRFKGTPEHVINYFFFVAEELRELMAAMGFTRLEDLIGRSDLLDKREAIEHWKARGLDFSKLFHRPDVGPEVAIRHVETQHHPIDTVLDRRLIAGAERAIETGEPVVLTDVIRNSDRAAGAMLSGAVAKKYGHDGLPDDTIVVKLSGTAGQSFGAWLAAGVTLDLTGHGNDYVGKGLSGGKLIIRPSDALKAPPARTIMAGNTVLYGAIAGECYIRGAAGERFAVRNSGAITVVEGMGDHGCEYMTGGVVVSIGVTGRNFAAGMSGGIAYVLDEDGSFRDRCNLSMVDLEPVEEEDDIMRRFHQDGDLETKGRVDILADMSGHDEERLSQLLTNHLKYTGSPKAKQILDDWAGYRTKFVKVMPVEYRRALREMEMARMPVAAE
- a CDS encoding glutamate synthase subunit beta — encoded protein: MGKVTGFLEYDRQEQKYQLAADRIRHFREFTLPLDEHDLSKQAARCMDCGIPFCHGPTGCPVHNQIPDWNDLVYQSDWEEAARNLHSTNNFPEFTGRICPAPCEEACTLNLENQPVAIKTIEQAIADRAWNNGWVKPEPSATRTGKRVAVIGSGPAGMAAAQQLARVGHDVHVYEREPKAGGLLRYGIPDFKMEKRHIDRRVKQMEAEGVVFHYKANIGVNVPLEDLTSQFDAVLFCGGAEEPRNPQLPGQELDGVHYAMPYLVQSNRRVGAEPMPGNGELPILAAGKNVVVIGGGDTASDCVGTAFRQGALSVTQLDIRPRPPEREDKLTVWPYWPTKMRTSSSQAEGAEREFQAATLRLEGNRKGQLTGVVCARVDERRQPIEGSEFVLPADLVFMAIGFAGSVRKGLLEESGVAMDKRDNVIANDEDYLTSNPKIYVAGDMRRGQSLVVWAIREGRQAARSIDETLMGATVLPR
- a CDS encoding MBL fold metallo-hydrolase, with product MPFLPTRRSVLAAGVGLPLLRIAEVRAAPGSASRVGAYTVTPLRDGLFPLQPSMIPDADSEAGRALLAQAGLPPGGPSPEPVNAFLIRRGGRNWLLDAGCGTVFGPDFGQVTAALAAEGVAPDQIDTVWLTHLHADHVGGLLTGEGRARFTGAELVVQEREAAFWSDEGARARAPAAMAVFFATAQAVLAAYAGRVRRVSGGAELAPGVSFLPLPGHTPGHAGVLIEDGSERLLIWGDILHSRVLQMPHPDWTVIWDADPAEAIATRRRILDQAATEGLDVAGMHLATRGRITRDGSGYLWEVRDQTGSGGASP
- a CDS encoding SGNH family hydrolase; translation: MPRRPTDRTAFPRWPAILGLLALAVLSLAAAWSVLPQPAAAQWGDSYDAPAADPYTAPPPRRRARGAYADDYGRAPVRRAPPPQEAPRQFYWPWEDQPRAQPTPPPQPTPGYARPQRPRAPAPAPTATGRSDEERAARRRRPSPAPTVAQPKAKVPKTTPTTQIAVFGDSLASYLAKGVDEAFSDNAEIAVLDRSKADSGLVRKDLVDWAKTAEEALKATPNLSYALMMVGVNDRQAIREGDQSYEALSDKWRELYGARVDAVAKVFAEHKVPLVWVGLPPVRSESLSRDFAAINDLVRERVQRAGQSYAEIWQGFVDDRNRFTASGPDVDGQEARLRTSDGIHFTAAGSRKVAHFADVELKRLMGAKGGLPSEQPAAAVAATPGEGGAGLGSEDTAAIDRKITAMLPSLPEPPGIPSLPVKPAAGPVVPLGRTETSPGGTLLTGRPQEGDATGTRERSLQRGAAPLPQPGRADDFRWPPG